The Branchiostoma floridae strain S238N-H82 chromosome 10, Bfl_VNyyK, whole genome shotgun sequence genome has a segment encoding these proteins:
- the LOC118424668 gene encoding zinc finger protein 239-like — translation MSAKRRRSKKDEIVETSTKDKETETEKWPVEKRFMCEVCSRQFIQLGDLKGHLRTHTGEKPYRCEDCGRAFSLKCALTVHMRTHSGEKPFMCSQCGKQFSERGNLKGHLRTHTGEKPYKCEECGKQFSQLSNLKRHKRTHTGERPHKCEICGKQFGQKSILNIHKHTHSNEKPFHCNLCDKEFGHIDNLKKHMKTHTGEKPHSCDECNMRFIRLSNLKRHILTHTGEKPYVCVTCGKQFRQQGELKTHRSTHTDEIACI, via the coding sequence ATGTCAGCAAAACGGAGAAGGAGTAAGAAGGATGAAATCGTTGAGACATCAACCAAGGATAAAGAAACCGAAACGGAGAAATGGCCTGTTGAGAAACGCTTCATGTGTGAGgtatgcagcaggcagttcatcCAACTGGGCGACCTCAAGGGCCACCTGCGcacccacacaggtgagaaaccctacaggtgtgaggactGCGGCAGGGCGTTCAGCCTGAAGTGCGCCCTGACGGTCCACATGCGCACTCActctggggagaaacccttcatgtgtagCCAGTGtggcaagcagttcagtgagcggGGCAACCTCAAGGGCCAcctgcggactcacacaggtgagaaaccctacaagtgtgaggagtgcggcaagcagttcagtcagctgagtaacCTGAAGCGACACAAACggacccacacaggggagagaCCGCACAAGTGTGAGATTTGTGGGAAGCAGTTTGGTCAGAAGAGCATCCTGAACATTCATAAACACACTCACAGCAATGAGAAACCCTTCCATTGTAACCTGTGCGACAAGGAGTTTGGTCACATAGACAATCTTAAGAAgcacatgaaaactcatactggggagaaacctcACAGTTGTGACGAGTGCAACATGCGGTTTATTCGCCTGTCAAATCTAAAGAGACACATActgactcacacaggggagaaaccctacgtGTGTGTGACATGTGGCAAACAGTTCAGGCAACAGGGAGAACTGAAGACACACAGGAGTACTCACACTGATGAAATAGCCTGTATATAA